The following proteins come from a genomic window of Paenibacillus spongiae:
- a CDS encoding phage tail protein: MSLIVDFKNVSTVGLESSPVTEALAGMRANEARYFMNKYKHEFTVVPASESQETLDYVKRVLKEERGIEFAAQPLETSRFQVENIKWAFVFYEDGLAINVMYTVDDPKKRAVGFKLSEGMEVPKELEEKKFKFARQKSKLAGTIRGSFFVIKGEY; encoded by the coding sequence ATGTCCCTTATCGTTGATTTTAAAAATGTGTCTACGGTTGGTCTGGAATCTTCACCAGTAACAGAAGCGCTTGCTGGTATGCGTGCGAATGAAGCCCGTTACTTCATGAACAAATACAAGCACGAATTTACGGTCGTACCGGCCAGCGAAAGCCAGGAGACGCTTGATTATGTGAAACGAGTTCTGAAAGAAGAACGTGGTATTGAGTTTGCGGCCCAACCTCTAGAAACATCGCGCTTTCAAGTCGAAAATATCAAATGGGCCTTCGTCTTTTATGAGGATGGCCTAGCGATCAACGTCATGTATACGGTCGATGATCCTAAGAAGCGGGCCGTTGGATTTAAGCTATCTGAGGGGATGGAAGTACCTAAGGAGTTGGAAGAGAAGAAGTTCAAATTTGCAAGACAGAAGTCCAAGCTCGCTGGGACAATTCGAGGTTCGTTCTTCGTCATTAAAGGAGAATATTGA
- a CDS encoding GyrI-like domain-containing protein: MATYTFEEKDSFIVLGIGTELKSDYTDYAGMNKEKENFWRAVEQDGRLDTLKAIAANDYIFAVNEAVNHKMMYYAGVMTDSSVPEEHRVIQFPKGQYLVVKGEGKTADELSNMLTGIAFGQVLPAADNYAYVGGPNTTVEMGQRDGFVYGEMWIPVVKK; the protein is encoded by the coding sequence ATGGCAACGTATACCTTTGAGGAAAAAGACAGCTTTATCGTTCTTGGTATTGGAACGGAGCTGAAGAGCGATTACACGGATTATGCCGGCATGAACAAGGAGAAGGAAAACTTTTGGCGGGCAGTGGAGCAGGATGGAAGGCTTGACACGTTAAAGGCGATCGCTGCGAACGACTATATTTTTGCCGTGAATGAAGCGGTAAATCACAAGATGATGTATTATGCTGGCGTCATGACAGATTCATCGGTACCGGAAGAACACAGAGTGATCCAATTCCCTAAGGGACAATATCTCGTCGTTAAAGGCGAAGGGAAGACGGCTGATGAGTTGAGTAATATGCTTACTGGCATTGCCTTTGGTCAAGTCTTGCCAGCTGCCGATAATTACGCCTATGTCGGCGGGCCCAATACCACGGTTGAGATGGGGCAGCGAGACGGCTTCGTATATGGGGAAATGTGGATTCCGGTTGTGAAGAAGTAA
- a CDS encoding DoxX family protein, with translation MSTIVGNETIAKVESRPIGRMAAYWTVTIILAFSITLSGIGQLMRYGGNVDLVTDIGFPLYVTNILGAWKLLGIIAIVMPGFPRLKEWAYSGILFLMTGAALSHAFANDYGEYGFHIILPLFYAALGIASWALRPKSRRL, from the coding sequence ATGAGTACGATTGTCGGTAATGAAACAATCGCGAAGGTAGAATCCCGCCCTATTGGAAGGATGGCCGCTTATTGGACCGTCACCATAATTCTCGCATTCTCTATTACATTAAGCGGTATCGGGCAACTGATGCGATATGGGGGCAATGTCGATTTGGTGACCGATATTGGTTTCCCGTTATATGTCACGAACATTCTCGGAGCTTGGAAATTGCTTGGAATCATTGCAATCGTAATGCCAGGTTTCCCCCGGCTTAAGGAATGGGCTTATAGCGGTATCTTATTTCTAATGACGGGTGCGGCCTTATCTCATGCATTCGCTAATGATTACGGCGAATATGGATTCCATATTATTCTTCCGCTTTTCTATGCCGCGCTTGGCATCGCCTCCTGGGCGCTGCGTCCGAAAAGCCGCAGACTCTAA
- a CDS encoding GyrI-like domain-containing protein yields MATYTFEEKDSFIVLGIGTELKSDYTDYAGMNKEKENFWRAVEQDGRLDTLKAIAANDYIFAVNEAVNHKMMYYAGVMTDSSIPEEHRVIQFPKGQYLVVKGEGKTADDLSSMLTGIAFGQVLPAADNYAYVGGPNTTVEMGQRDGFVYGEMWIPVVKK; encoded by the coding sequence ATGGCAACGTATACCTTTGAGGAAAAAGACAGCTTTATCGTTCTTGGTATTGGAACGGAGCTGAAGAGCGATTACACGGATTATGCCGGCATGAACAAGGAGAAGGAAAACTTTTGGCGGGCAGTGGAGCAGGATGGAAGGCTTGACACGTTAAAGGCTATCGCTGCGAACGACTATATTTTTGCCGTGAACGAAGCGGTAAATCACAAGATGATGTATTATGCTGGCGTCATGACAGATTCATCGATACCGGAAGAACACAGAGTGATCCAATTCCCTAAGGGACAATACCTCGTCGTTAAAGGCGAAGGGAAGACGGCTGATGATCTGAGTAGTATGCTTACTGGCATTGCCTTTGGTCAAGTCTTGCCAGCAGCCGATAATTACGCCTATGTCGGCGGGCCCAATACAACGGTTGAGATGGGGCAGCGAGACGGCTTCGTATATGGGGAAATGTGGATTCCGGTTGTGAAGAAGTAA
- a CDS encoding helix-turn-helix transcriptional regulator: protein MKKVERINIIMRYINNRAHFTVSEIMREFNISRSTAIRDIREIEAMGMPLVAEVGRDGGYFVMHNSILPNVRFTDNEIKALFIAFMATRNLQLPYLKSRQSLAEKLLGLLSENQQDDLVLLNQILLFEGTNPHNPDLLDLSDLPHPMLEQLIQILLTDSYLVVSVEEGREIKSYPIYLMHLYREKSSWQIEGFDLEEEKRRIIPVDNLTDVKPYSEKKRTSKKKIREQLSKQEEAINLVLELGPKAIAQFKKYHPLKISISYTNPFQTTAILKTFINVHHPDELAEITNWLLFLGRDIKVREVPKEVAEGLQERVDVLGNK from the coding sequence ATGAAAAAAGTAGAACGGATTAACATCATCATGCGGTACATCAACAACCGCGCCCATTTTACCGTTTCGGAAATCATGCGTGAGTTTAACATCTCCCGTTCGACGGCGATTAGAGATATCAGGGAAATTGAAGCGATGGGAATGCCACTAGTCGCCGAAGTCGGGAGGGATGGGGGCTATTTTGTGATGCACAACTCCATCCTGCCCAATGTCCGTTTTACCGATAATGAGATTAAAGCCCTTTTCATCGCCTTCATGGCCACACGAAATCTACAACTCCCTTATCTCAAGAGTCGCCAATCTTTAGCGGAAAAATTGCTCGGCCTCCTCTCGGAAAACCAGCAAGATGACCTTGTTCTGTTAAATCAAATCCTGCTGTTCGAAGGAACCAACCCCCACAATCCAGACCTGCTTGATCTGTCCGATCTGCCCCATCCTATGTTAGAACAGCTTATTCAAATCCTTCTTACGGACAGCTACTTAGTGGTTTCCGTCGAAGAAGGGAGGGAAATCAAGTCTTATCCCATCTACCTCATGCACCTATATCGTGAAAAAAGCTCATGGCAAATTGAAGGCTTTGACCTAGAGGAGGAAAAGAGGCGGATTATTCCGGTCGACAATCTCACCGATGTTAAACCATACTCTGAGAAAAAAAGAACAAGCAAGAAGAAGATTAGAGAACAACTAAGCAAGCAGGAAGAAGCCATCAACCTTGTCCTAGAACTTGGTCCGAAGGCGATTGCCCAGTTCAAAAAATACCATCCATTGAAAATTTCAATTTCATATACGAATCCTTTTCAAACGACAGCTATTTTAAAGACTTTCATCAATGTTCATCATCCGGATGAGTTGGCCGAAATAACAAATTGGCTGCTTTTCTTGGGTCGAGACATCAAGGTCAGGGAGGTGCCGAAAGAAGTTGCAGAAGGATTACAGGAGAGAGTGGATGTTTTAGGGAACAAGTAA
- a CDS encoding pectinacetylesterase family protein, translating to MAKKKIVKRINKILLTAIGGITLVLGGLAGYVYFFILEKPAEPDKWAAAERYVWNKIKFDQDAQVISADGSEYYLLANKGAAAEDKLIIYFSGGGVAWDAATAAQPISLSNVMKNGEIKYYFPNIPFFKVSTLGGLLKNNNPDNPFKDWNIVYIPYSTGDLHIGNASKEYTDAKGKPFTMRYNGQANTRAALEWIANHFAAPEKILIAGESAGGFGAAFWAPEIAKRYPDARIYQYSDGSYLNADRWPDIIDNEWKANFAATFGYEVHGDLISSVFAANRKLLPDNAVLLQSNTLYDELLFDFEKDLNGDDSDDGEYVHRWSARMLQSAGELTEGLPGYYYYITDYGLNEKTGRTPHTLSPLNHFYKAEQDGVKLMKWLDDAVNKDEYYSVGRHFVEKEGLLVP from the coding sequence GTGGCAAAAAAGAAAATAGTGAAAAGAATCAACAAGATTCTCCTGACTGCGATAGGCGGAATTACACTTGTTTTGGGTGGTTTGGCGGGTTATGTTTATTTCTTCATACTTGAAAAGCCTGCTGAACCGGATAAATGGGCTGCTGCGGAGCGCTATGTCTGGAATAAAATCAAGTTTGACCAGGATGCACAAGTCATTTCTGCCGACGGTTCGGAATACTACTTACTTGCCAATAAGGGAGCAGCTGCTGAAGATAAATTGATCATTTATTTTTCTGGGGGCGGTGTGGCCTGGGATGCGGCGACTGCCGCACAGCCGATCAGTCTGAGTAATGTAATGAAGAACGGTGAGATCAAATATTACTTTCCGAACATTCCATTCTTTAAAGTAAGCACGCTTGGCGGCCTGTTGAAAAATAATAACCCTGACAATCCGTTCAAGGATTGGAATATTGTATATATCCCTTATTCGACTGGTGATCTGCATATCGGGAATGCATCCAAGGAATACACGGACGCCAAAGGCAAACCGTTTACAATGCGTTACAACGGTCAAGCCAATACGCGCGCCGCATTGGAATGGATTGCAAACCATTTCGCTGCGCCGGAAAAGATCCTCATTGCGGGAGAAAGCGCCGGAGGATTCGGAGCTGCTTTCTGGGCGCCTGAGATTGCGAAACGCTACCCGGATGCCCGCATTTATCAATATTCGGACGGCTCCTACTTAAATGCCGACCGCTGGCCGGATATTATCGATAACGAATGGAAGGCCAACTTTGCAGCAACCTTTGGTTATGAAGTCCACGGCGATTTGATTTCGTCCGTATTCGCGGCGAACCGCAAGCTGCTCCCGGACAACGCGGTACTTTTGCAGTCCAATACGCTTTATGATGAGCTGCTGTTTGACTTTGAAAAGGATCTGAATGGTGACGATTCGGACGATGGCGAATATGTGCATCGCTGGTCGGCCCGCATGCTGCAATCTGCCGGAGAGCTAACTGAAGGTTTGCCAGGCTACTATTATTACATCACTGATTACGGTCTTAACGAGAAGACGGGCAGGACACCGCATACACTCTCCCCATTAAATCATTTTTACAAAGCCGAACAGGACGGGGTGAAGCTGATGAAGTGGCTGGACGATGCCGTGAATAAGGATGAATATTACTCCGTGGGGCGGCATTTTGTAGAGAAAGAGGGCTTACTTGTTCCCTAA
- a CDS encoding BlaI/MecI/CopY family transcriptional regulator: MHESPHITEAESEVMKLLWQKEPLSASEVITELTQKMKWSDQTIKTFLNRLHKKKAIRFEKSGRNYLYYSLVSHDEYLKAENRSFLNRVYKGAVGMLCAKFLEEETLSEKDIEELQQILKNKKKL, translated from the coding sequence ATGCACGAGTCCCCACACATTACCGAGGCCGAAAGCGAAGTGATGAAGCTCCTCTGGCAAAAGGAGCCTTTGTCCGCCAGCGAGGTAATTACCGAATTAACCCAGAAAATGAAATGGTCGGATCAGACGATTAAAACCTTCCTGAATAGGCTTCACAAGAAGAAAGCGATTCGATTCGAAAAGTCCGGCCGGAACTACCTCTACTATTCGCTGGTTTCGCATGATGAATACTTAAAAGCCGAGAATCGTTCATTCCTGAATAGAGTTTATAAAGGAGCCGTAGGGATGCTGTGCGCGAAATTTCTCGAAGAAGAGACACTCTCGGAAAAAGATATTGAGGAGCTTCAACAAATCTTGAAGAACAAGAAGAAGTTATGA
- a CDS encoding M56 family metallopeptidase, which yields MKYLETVFSLLFTASLASTVILLLLLLIRKLIQKHLKPKVVHILWFLVLIKLLVPIAPESPISLFNALPQTFPMEWNSDQKSKQHNPFTETGSSTEIQSNYIDVKKQLPEFTPNRVNEPGSSVITRSSQDNFPGATDGLTWQSIGSLVWLVGLLCLGGYYLFSALIFRKRVGNSLKIEDAEVLTVLEACKEKLNIKKRIYAYETSHLRSPCLYGLWKPRIYLPEDIGTIADSNQLTHILMHELIHYKRKDLWFNSLWALSVGMHWYNPLVWLSVRKMKADQEVACDASVLEALGEREAVSYGMTLLMLSRSFSQQSSPRINLSHFGDSKYEAKRRIMMITSFKKGSYKLSAASILLVIVLSAILLTNASDAGKGTELDTAAQAANPGLDLYPIYNDSFRWFHSLDRALDFPKYSFKIPDYLPEGYQLENVLYYRNFTSSNDADLIDVASITFVSNFGKQNEQIIEVKASKGNGNLLEHNQLRGAPQSANETPEYRQEAVTIGNVKGTLFTDKRRYKQRPETGKSFYWQDDSVWYAIDYYSEHMSQKELTKMVQSFVFPQQVQHVRYDGDGNSFPLYDEKDLLAAKNILGFKVKIPLELPGLKLSGSRLLRAGDQNTGYSFRQATDALWTDYGAPHDSSIYDVSDNFSLYQSKEPLFDTSKLSLTRLLKINGVEISAYEDKNHVYFAPSKDVKLPYYLWKQDDIYYTAVFSGMDKYQEDNLKAIISVPVQ from the coding sequence ATGAAGTATCTGGAAACGGTCTTTTCTCTTCTGTTCACTGCGTCACTGGCATCGACGGTAATCCTATTGTTGCTACTCTTGATTCGGAAGCTGATCCAAAAGCACCTTAAACCTAAAGTTGTTCATATATTGTGGTTTCTTGTGTTGATTAAGCTTCTGGTTCCCATTGCTCCGGAGAGTCCCATAAGCCTGTTTAATGCGCTGCCGCAAACGTTCCCGATGGAATGGAATTCTGATCAGAAGAGTAAGCAACACAATCCCTTTACTGAGACCGGTTCCAGCACGGAAATTCAATCCAATTATATTGATGTAAAAAAACAGCTTCCCGAGTTCACCCCGAACCGGGTGAACGAACCAGGATCTTCAGTCATAACACGTTCTTCTCAAGACAATTTCCCAGGGGCCACGGATGGACTGACTTGGCAATCGATTGGCTCGCTGGTATGGCTTGTAGGGCTTCTATGCTTGGGTGGATATTACCTGTTTAGCGCGCTGATTTTCAGAAAAAGAGTCGGAAACTCCCTAAAGATCGAGGACGCTGAAGTACTCACCGTTCTTGAGGCGTGCAAAGAGAAGCTGAACATTAAAAAACGGATATACGCCTATGAAACAAGCCATCTTCGCAGCCCTTGTCTTTATGGCTTATGGAAGCCGAGGATTTATTTGCCCGAAGATATCGGCACGATCGCCGATTCAAATCAGCTGACGCATATCCTGATGCATGAGCTGATTCACTACAAGCGTAAGGACTTATGGTTTAACTCCCTGTGGGCTCTTTCCGTAGGGATGCATTGGTACAACCCTTTGGTGTGGCTTTCCGTAAGAAAGATGAAAGCCGACCAGGAGGTGGCCTGCGACGCGAGTGTTCTTGAAGCGCTGGGCGAGCGTGAAGCTGTGTCCTATGGCATGACCTTACTTATGCTGTCGCGTTCATTTTCCCAACAATCCTCTCCTCGGATCAACCTATCGCATTTTGGGGACAGCAAATATGAAGCGAAACGGAGAATAATGATGATCACCTCGTTTAAGAAAGGTTCGTACAAGCTATCCGCCGCTTCTATTCTCTTGGTTATTGTTTTGAGTGCCATCTTGCTCACCAATGCGTCGGATGCCGGGAAGGGTACCGAGTTGGATACTGCTGCCCAAGCAGCAAACCCTGGTTTGGATCTATATCCTATTTACAACGATTCGTTCAGATGGTTTCATAGTCTCGATCGGGCACTCGATTTTCCGAAATATAGCTTTAAAATACCTGATTATCTTCCTGAAGGTTATCAGTTGGAGAATGTATTATATTATAGAAATTTCACCAGCAGCAACGATGCCGATCTAATTGATGTAGCATCCATTACTTTTGTATCTAACTTTGGCAAACAAAATGAACAAATCATAGAAGTGAAAGCTTCCAAGGGCAATGGCAATTTGTTGGAGCACAATCAATTGCGGGGGGCTCCCCAAAGTGCAAACGAGACTCCTGAATACCGACAGGAAGCTGTTACGATCGGCAATGTCAAAGGCACTTTATTCACGGATAAGAGACGCTATAAGCAAAGGCCAGAAACGGGCAAAAGCTTCTACTGGCAGGATGACAGTGTTTGGTATGCAATCGATTATTATAGCGAGCATATGTCGCAAAAAGAGCTCACAAAAATGGTGCAATCCTTTGTTTTCCCGCAGCAAGTTCAGCATGTCCGCTACGACGGTGATGGAAATTCATTTCCTCTTTATGATGAAAAGGATTTGCTTGCAGCGAAGAACATTCTCGGCTTTAAGGTGAAAATCCCGTTGGAATTGCCCGGGCTTAAGCTGAGCGGTTCGAGATTGCTCAGGGCTGGCGATCAGAATACCGGGTATTCGTTCAGACAAGCGACGGACGCTCTATGGACAGACTATGGCGCACCGCACGATTCCTCAATCTATGATGTAAGCGATAATTTCTCGCTTTATCAGAGCAAGGAGCCGCTTTTCGACACGTCCAAGCTCTCGCTCACTCGATTGCTGAAGATTAATGGCGTCGAAATTTCGGCTTATGAAGACAAGAACCATGTTTACTTCGCACCCAGCAAAGACGTAAAATTGCCTTATTACTTGTGGAAGCAGGACGATATTTATTATACTGCCGTTTTCTCTGGCATGGACAAGTACCAGGAAGACAACCTGAAAGCTATAATTTCGGTTCCCGTGCAATGA
- a CDS encoding MFS transporter has protein sequence MVQFSSVKRTINPIFFIALGLFGVYTIEFGVVGILPAIIERYSISTSQAGMLVGAFAIVIALFGPFMVLLLSKLNRKNVLMTCLFIFAGSSFLSAFAPNFYVLLALRMIPALFHPVYFSLAFVTAISLYAKEKATQASAKAFVGTSMGMVLGIPITTYIQHQFSFEAAFLFCTLVNIAAGIGIAIMLPKTPKAEKVTYGKQLGILRKIPLWINIGAATFIFAAMFSVYSYSAEYLEQVMGMNGETVSVMLVIFGVGGVAGNLLAGRLIGINMARTAVFQPIALALSYFLLYLRESSSIVPIILIMVLWGAVHTSGLIITQIWLTSEAPEAPEFATGLYISFINLGVFIGSAAGGMFINFLGVKGTIWSGLLFIVLALACIIIKIFLFNSKGIKEKRVSKRERREEALL, from the coding sequence TTGGTTCAATTCAGTTCTGTTAAACGGACCATTAACCCTATATTTTTCATTGCACTGGGTTTATTCGGCGTATACACAATTGAATTCGGCGTTGTCGGGATACTGCCGGCAATAATTGAACGCTACAGCATCAGTACATCTCAGGCCGGGATGCTCGTTGGCGCGTTTGCGATTGTCATCGCATTGTTTGGTCCCTTTATGGTATTACTGCTTTCCAAACTTAACCGCAAAAATGTGCTGATGACATGTCTGTTCATTTTTGCCGGGAGCAGTTTCTTGTCAGCTTTCGCTCCGAATTTTTATGTTTTGCTGGCGCTTCGTATGATTCCGGCTTTGTTCCATCCCGTCTATTTTTCTTTGGCTTTTGTCACGGCTATTTCACTGTATGCCAAGGAAAAAGCGACGCAAGCTTCCGCCAAAGCATTTGTCGGGACCAGTATGGGCATGGTACTTGGAATTCCGATAACAACCTATATCCAGCATCAATTCTCATTCGAGGCCGCTTTTCTATTCTGTACCCTTGTCAACATCGCTGCTGGTATCGGGATCGCAATTATGCTTCCGAAAACGCCGAAAGCGGAGAAAGTAACTTATGGGAAGCAGCTCGGTATATTGCGTAAAATCCCCCTTTGGATCAATATTGGCGCTGCAACTTTTATATTTGCGGCAATGTTTTCGGTCTATAGTTATTCTGCCGAATATTTGGAACAAGTGATGGGTATGAACGGAGAGACCGTCAGTGTCATGCTTGTCATATTTGGTGTCGGGGGGGTGGCCGGCAACTTGCTCGCGGGGAGGCTGATTGGAATCAATATGGCAAGAACGGCTGTGTTCCAACCGATCGCATTAGCGCTCTCTTACTTTTTGCTTTACTTAAGAGAATCGTCGTCAATAGTACCAATTATTTTGATCATGGTCTTGTGGGGAGCGGTTCATACCAGCGGACTCATTATAACGCAGATATGGTTAACATCCGAGGCTCCCGAAGCGCCTGAATTTGCTACTGGACTGTATATTTCTTTCATCAATCTTGGCGTGTTCATCGGTTCGGCAGCAGGCGGGATGTTTATTAATTTTTTAGGCGTGAAAGGGACCATATGGAGCGGCTTGCTGTTCATTGTGTTAGCCCTTGCTTGTATTATAATAAAAATTTTTCTCTTTAACTCAAAAGGTATAAAGGAAAAAAGGGTATCCAAACGAGAACGGCGGGAGGAGGCTTTATTGTAA
- a CDS encoding serine hydrolase domain-containing protein — translation MSKNLDTSIDEVIERTLADNRLVGAVVKVAVDGALVYNGAAGFADRERNNPMQENALFRLASVSKPIVSTAALVLVSQGRLQLDDRVDRWLPYFQPRLQNGEIAELTIRHLMTHTAGLTYRFFQEENGPYHRAGVSDGMDQAGITLEENLRRIASVPLLYTPGTQWKYSIATDVLGAVIAMVTEMPLQEAVHSLVLKPLGMNDTGFTAVDPERLTTSYADDVPVPRPMYDTDSLAFLEGTAGFRLAPSRALDESAYPSGGAGMVGSARDFVRLLETLRKGGTPLLPERLVREMTANQIGDLPMAYWPGRGFGLGFTLLKDPVAAGTPESPGTWRMGGTYGHSWFVDPERKLSVVAFTNTALEGMSGQFTVDLCKAVYDGIKQ, via the coding sequence TTGAGTAAGAATTTGGATACAAGCATAGATGAAGTCATCGAGCGTACTCTTGCCGATAATCGGCTGGTTGGCGCTGTTGTTAAGGTGGCGGTAGACGGAGCACTGGTTTATAACGGTGCTGCCGGTTTTGCCGACCGTGAGAGGAACAATCCGATGCAAGAAAATGCTTTGTTCAGGCTTGCTTCCGTATCGAAACCGATCGTTTCAACGGCTGCCTTGGTACTCGTATCGCAAGGACGGCTCCAACTAGACGACCGCGTTGATCGATGGCTTCCATACTTTCAGCCGCGTTTGCAAAATGGCGAAATCGCGGAGCTCACGATTCGGCATTTAATGACGCACACGGCGGGGCTGACTTACCGTTTCTTTCAGGAAGAGAATGGTCCCTATCACCGTGCAGGGGTGTCGGATGGGATGGACCAGGCCGGTATCACATTGGAAGAGAACCTGCGCCGTATTGCCTCCGTTCCGCTCCTTTACACGCCAGGCACTCAGTGGAAGTATTCGATCGCGACAGATGTGCTGGGCGCCGTTATCGCCATGGTTACTGAAATGCCGCTTCAAGAAGCCGTTCATTCCTTGGTGCTGAAACCGCTTGGCATGAATGACACAGGGTTTACTGCCGTTGACCCGGAGCGGCTGACCACATCATATGCCGATGATGTTCCTGTGCCGCGGCCTATGTATGATACCGATAGCCTGGCATTCTTGGAAGGCACGGCGGGCTTCCGGCTTGCCCCTAGCCGGGCGCTTGACGAATCGGCTTATCCTTCCGGCGGAGCCGGCATGGTTGGAAGCGCCCGTGACTTTGTACGGCTGCTGGAAACATTGCGCAAGGGAGGAACGCCGCTGCTGCCTGAGCGGCTGGTTCGCGAAATGACGGCAAACCAGATCGGCGATCTGCCGATGGCTTATTGGCCGGGCAGAGGCTTCGGTCTTGGATTTACGCTGCTTAAGGATCCTGTCGCAGCAGGCACGCCGGAATCGCCGGGCACCTGGCGGATGGGCGGGACCTACGGCCATTCGTGGTTCGTTGATCCTGAGCGGAAGCTCAGCGTTGTGGCATTTACCAATACCGCGCTGGAAGGCATGTCGGGCCAGTTTACCGTCGATCTCTGCAAAGCCGTTTACGACGGAATCAAGCAATAA
- a CDS encoding Lrp/AsnC family transcriptional regulator — translation MDHIDKQILYYLQSQARISMTELGKCVGLSQPAVTERVRRMEEKGTIEEYRTMISPEKIGKRAAAYILFRTRECHAFLDFCRSSPDVIECHRISGEHNYLLKVMTESTRSLEEFGNQCDKYGTYTILIVMSSPIGTKFLIPSLEEVSVLAELD, via the coding sequence ATGGACCATATTGATAAGCAAATTCTATACTATCTTCAAAGCCAGGCAAGAATTTCAATGACGGAATTAGGCAAGTGTGTCGGGTTATCGCAACCCGCAGTAACGGAGAGAGTAAGGCGCATGGAGGAAAAAGGAACCATTGAGGAGTACCGCACCATGATTTCCCCTGAAAAAATCGGAAAACGCGCAGCGGCCTACATTCTGTTTCGTACAAGGGAGTGTCATGCATTCCTTGATTTTTGCCGCTCATCTCCCGATGTCATCGAATGCCATCGTATAAGCGGAGAACACAACTATTTATTGAAAGTAATGACTGAGTCCACACGATCTCTCGAAGAGTTCGGAAATCAATGCGATAAATACGGGACCTACACGATCCTCATCGTAATGTCATCGCCAATCGGGACTAAGTTTCTTATCCCTTCGCTGGAAGAGGTAAGCGTACTTGCCGAGTTAGATTAA
- the rlmH gene encoding 23S rRNA (pseudouridine(1915)-N(3))-methyltransferase RlmH, whose translation MQIQVVCVGKLKEKYWSDGVAEYAKRLGAYARLEIRELPDEKTPDSMSPAEEEQVRTREGERILSVLKPDAHVVALTIEGEMWTSEQLAAHLDKQAVYGGGSVAFVIGGSLGLSPAVLARADKKLSFGRMTYPHQLMRVLLLEQIYRAYRINRREPYHK comes from the coding sequence ATGCAAATTCAGGTCGTGTGCGTAGGGAAGTTGAAGGAGAAATATTGGTCGGACGGTGTGGCGGAATACGCCAAACGGCTGGGCGCGTATGCGCGGCTGGAGATCCGCGAACTGCCGGACGAGAAGACGCCGGACTCGATGAGCCCGGCGGAGGAGGAACAGGTTCGCACGCGCGAAGGAGAGCGGATCTTGTCGGTGCTGAAGCCGGACGCCCATGTCGTGGCGCTGACGATTGAGGGCGAGATGTGGACGAGCGAGCAGCTCGCCGCTCACCTGGACAAGCAAGCCGTCTACGGCGGCGGGTCCGTCGCCTTCGTCATCGGCGGCTCGCTCGGCCTGTCCCCCGCCGTGCTCGCCCGCGCTGACAAGAAGCTCAGCTTTGGCCGCATGACCTATCCGCATCAGCTCATGCGCGTGCTGCTGCTGGAGCAGATTTATCGGGCGTATCGGATTAATCGGAGGGAGCCGTACCATAAGTAA